One part of the Deltaproteobacteria bacterium genome encodes these proteins:
- a CDS encoding diiron oxygenase, translating to MRATMETATELAVRLSKASRKKFWNVYSVFDWPEKLDYSHWFMPPELISLYGTPAWEKLDEEQRHKLSLFEMANLFSLTAQGEMPLVQGLIGQMYPHHDPDITGYLHHFLDEENKHMVMFTEFCRRYIGKVYLYKKIALPRKYEKGEEDVSFFIKALTVEEIGDYYNVLAAKDERVHPIVREINALHHSDEARHIVFGREVMRSTFEEHSADWSKATLAGVREWIANYLRSSWADFYNPAVYRDAGIPDGYAAREFALGSEVCRAHRKRASEKLVSFLLESGILEVEPVL from the coding sequence ATGAGGGCCACCATGGAAACCGCAACCGAGCTCGCCGTTCGCCTCTCCAAGGCCAGCCGCAAGAAGTTCTGGAACGTCTACTCCGTGTTCGACTGGCCGGAGAAGCTGGACTACTCGCACTGGTTCATGCCTCCGGAGCTGATCTCGCTCTACGGAACCCCCGCCTGGGAGAAGCTCGACGAGGAGCAGCGCCACAAGCTCTCGCTGTTCGAGATGGCCAACCTGTTCAGCCTGACCGCGCAGGGCGAGATGCCGCTGGTGCAGGGCCTGATCGGCCAGATGTACCCGCACCACGATCCCGACATCACCGGGTACCTGCACCACTTCCTCGACGAAGAGAACAAGCACATGGTGATGTTCACGGAGTTCTGCCGGCGCTACATCGGCAAGGTCTACCTGTACAAGAAGATCGCGCTGCCGCGGAAGTACGAGAAGGGCGAGGAGGACGTGAGCTTCTTCATCAAGGCGCTCACCGTCGAGGAGATCGGCGACTACTACAACGTGCTCGCCGCGAAGGACGAGCGCGTGCACCCGATCGTGCGCGAGATCAACGCCCTGCACCACAGCGACGAGGCGCGGCACATCGTGTTCGGCCGCGAGGTCATGCGCAGCACCTTCGAGGAGCACTCCGCCGACTGGTCCAAGGCGACGCTCGCGGGCGTGCGCGAGTGGATCGCGAACTACCTGCGCTCCTCGTGGGCGGACTTCTACAACCCCGCGGTCTATCGAGACGCCGGCATTCCCGACGGCTACGCCGCGCGCGAGTTCGCGCTCGGCTCCGAGGTCTGCCGCGCGCACCGCAAGCGAGCCTCGGAGAAGCTCGTCTCGTTCCTCCTCGAGTCCGGAATTCTCGAGGTCGAGCCCGTGCTCTGA
- a CDS encoding natural product biosynthesis carrier protein: protein MQESEIRKQLRAWILRRSQSKAKTELADDTPILESGLLSSLDVVELILFIENLKGAEVDVDDIEPEVLTNVNTIYDGFFRGEAA from the coding sequence ATGCAGGAGTCCGAGATCCGCAAGCAGCTCCGGGCCTGGATCCTGCGGCGCTCGCAATCCAAGGCCAAGACCGAGCTCGCGGACGACACGCCGATCCTGGAGTCCGGCCTGCTCTCCTCGCTGGACGTCGTCGAGCTGATCCTGTTCATCGAGAACCTGAAGGGCGCCGAGGTCGACGTCGACGACATCGAGCCCGAGGTGCTCACGAACGTGAACACGATCTACGACGGGTTCTTCCGCGGCGAAGCGGCGTAG